The window CGAGGTACTGCGGATGAGCCCGAACCGGCTGCGGCGGCGATCGAGCCGCCGGTTTTTTCCGGAGACTACCCGTCCTGGGACGTCGCTGCCGCGGAGTGCGGAGGCTACGATGCAGACCAGATTTTTATCAAAATCAAGGAGGCAGCAATTGCGGTGCGGGATGGGTTTGCTGCGTTTGAGCGGGATTCGGTGCTTTTCGAAAAACCGGAATATCGATGGGAAACTCTCGCGGCGCTGCTCTGGCAGGCGGCGCGAGATCGAGGGGAGCTGCGGGTGTTGGATTTTGGCGGTTCGCTCGGCAGTGTCTACTTTCAGTCACGTGTTTATCTGACAGGTCTTCCCCGCCTCCTCTGGGGGGTCGTGGAGCAACCGCATTACGTGGATTTCGGAAACCGTGAGCTGTCTTCCGAAGCCCTGCGGTTTTTTCGGGAGATCGATCAGGGCATAGAGGAGGTCAGGCCCAATGCTGCGTTTTTTGGTGCCTCGCTACAGTACGTCGACTCTCCTTTTGATATCCTTGATAGCTTTTTATCCCGGCGGGTATCGTCTGTTATTTTCGACAAACTGGCCTTGATCGATCAACCCGAAGATCGGTTGACTATTCAGCGTGTTCCGAAGAATGTTTACGAGGCGTCTTACCCTGCCTGGTTCTTTTCGGAGTGTCGCTTCCTGAAGTATGTGAAAAGTGCGGGGTACTCCTGTGTCTCGGAATGGAGGAACGTTGATCACTATCTGCTAGAAGGCGGACAAACCATCTTCAAGGGATATCACTTTGTCAGGCGCGATTAGGTAATTATGGAAATGCTTGTTAATGTGGGTTGCGGCTGCCGTGTTCATCCTGACTGGCTCAATCTCGATCTTCATGCCTCGGTGCCTGGTGTCATCCTTTGCGATTTGACTCGGGGCTTGCCGTT of the Terrimicrobium sacchariphilum genome contains:
- a CDS encoding methyltransferase, TIGR04325 family, whose protein sequence is MALRDIPSFREYLWKVYSALRGTADEPEPAAAAIEPPVFSGDYPSWDVAAAECGGYDADQIFIKIKEAAIAVRDGFAAFERDSVLFEKPEYRWETLAALLWQAARDRGELRVLDFGGSLGSVYFQSRVYLTGLPRLLWGVVEQPHYVDFGNRELSSEALRFFREIDQGIEEVRPNAAFFGASLQYVDSPFDILDSFLSRRVSSVIFDKLALIDQPEDRLTIQRVPKNVYEASYPAWFFSECRFLKYVKSAGYSCVSEWRNVDHYLLEGGQTIFKGYHFVRRD